One genomic region from Verrucomicrobiales bacterium encodes:
- a CDS encoding DUF2249 domain-containing protein, giving the protein MNATVSEHLIDVRTMPPRERHPKIFGMWEELAPGAAILLVNDHDPVPLYYQFACEYTGTFRWEYLEQGPDIFRVRISKGDFVDPGFVPTARPKQSCSVPKAVPIEFVNPLDFDTL; this is encoded by the coding sequence ATGAATGCTACTGTGTCTGAACACTTGATTGACGTTCGAACGATGCCGCCGCGCGAACGGCATCCGAAGATTTTCGGTATGTGGGAGGAGCTAGCTCCGGGCGCGGCTATTCTCCTCGTGAATGATCACGATCCTGTTCCGCTCTATTATCAGTTCGCCTGCGAGTACACCGGCACGTTTCGCTGGGAATATTTGGAGCAAGGGCCGGATATCTTCCGGGTTCGCATCAGCAAGGGAGACTTCGTTGATCCGGGCTTCGTGCCCACCGCACGTCCCAAGCAATCTTGCTCGGTGCCCAAGGCTGTGCCTATCGAGTTCGTCAATCCGCTTGATTTCGACACTCTGTAA